CAATATCCTCTTCTAACACGCTTGCAGTTAAGGCAATAATTGGCGTTGCAGGCAGCTCATTATTTTGCTCATACAATCGGATTTCACGGGTTGTAGAAAAGCCGTCTTTCACGGGCATCATGCAGTCCATCAACACGACATCGTAATTTTTACCTTTGGTAAATAGCGTAATAGCTTGCTCGCCATCATCAGCAATATCGAACTGAAAACCAGCCGATGCGAGCTGTAAGCTCAACACTTTTTGATTTACGGGGTTGTCTTCAACTAATAAAACCGAACCGCTAGACAGTGTTTTTTTCTCGCTAGGAGCTTTGACGCCACCACTATTAATATATTGCTGACAGACCTCTAATGCTTTCACCAAACGATTACCCAATAACGGATAAGTCAACATTGCGGTAACTTGTTTACCGTAATCGATTTCAGCTTTGGTTAATTGGCGAACCAGGCAAATTGCTGCATTAGCATTGGCTAGCAGAGTCATATCATCACGAATAGAATTAGTGTCAGCCCCTTCACTCACTACATAAACAACAATCAGCTGAGTACTATTGGCAGTAGCCAGCAGTTTATCTAACGACTCTACTTGATAGCGCAAGGCAATTCCCATATACGCGAGAGAGTCTGACAATTGCTCTGTAATAGTCGCTTCTCGACAGACGACGGCAATATCAGCGAACGCTTGTTTGTTGTGGTACTGATAATGTTGTTCAATGCTTGCTAGCGCTAACGTAAAGTAAAATCGGCTGCCCTGTCCTTTCGATGAAACAAGCCCAAGCTCACCGCCCATTAACTCAACTAATTGACGACTGATCGCTAAACCTAGACCGGTGCCTTGAAATTGTCGCGTTATTGAAGCATCTTCTTGCGCAAATGGTTCAAAAATATGGCGCTGCTGTTGTTCATCAATTCCTATACCTGAATCTGCCACTGAAAAAGTAATCAGCGGGCAGCCATCTTTCTCACCCTGATAATTCATACTTACCGTGATATCGCCCTTATGGGTAAACTTAACGGCATTTGACAGCAAGTTCATCAATACTTGGCGAATGCGATGGTCGTCTGCATTTACCCGCGCAGGAATGCGATCATCCAACGCAAGTTTCAGTGTTAATGGCTTTTCTTTAATTTTCGGCGCAACAATCGCAGCCAAGTCATAAATCGTCTCGCGCAGTGCTGTCGAATGCAGGCTTAAGCACAATTTGCCCGACTCAATTTTTGAGAAGTCTAAAATATCGTTGATCAGCGCAAGCAATAGATGCGATGACGTTTCTATGGTGTCTAGGTAGTCTTTTTGAACAGCGCTTAATTGTGTAGTTGCGAGCACTTCTGACATGCCAATCACACCATTGAGAGGTGTGCGTATTTCGTGTGACATATTTGCTAAAAAGCTGCTTTTGGCTCTACTTGCTATTTCAGCTTCTTCTCGAGCAACTACCGCCTCATTTTTCGCGATCAGTAAACGTTGCTGACTTTCGTTGCGTTCAGCATTCAAACGTTCAACTTCCTTCGCAAAACTTGCTAATTCATCACGACCGTCAATTTGCTCTGAAAGCTTAGTGTCAGCTTTCCCCTCATTGGCCAAATAATCCAGTACCAAGGTAAGATTATGGATAATTCGCTGCCCTAAGCGAAGACCAGCAATTAACACAGCGAAAACCAAAAGTGTAATAGCGATGACAACGAATAATCGCTGCTGCTCAAAGGCAGTAACATGGCGCTCTACTTCCTGTAAAAGCTGCCCTGAAATTGCACCGGCAACCTCTTGGAATAAGGCTAAACGTGTTGCCAACGCCTGCTGACCGGCCATCATTTGCTCAGTTGAAATAAGTACGGCAGGCTCGCTTAACACTAACTCTCGAAATTGCTGGCTTTCCACAAAGGCAGGATTAGAAAAGGTGGTCAGCATTAGGTTAATTTGATCAGGCTCAGCATTAATCACCACAAAGCGCCCCATAAATAGTTCTTGTTGCTGGATCAGTGCTCTTATTTGTACCTTAAGCTCATCTTTAGTGAAGCTTGACGCCTTAGTTAACGCACTAAGCTGTTGGATTTGCCAAGCTTCTTCCGCTGACCAAAACAGTAACCAATTTAGCTGTACTAATGCTTTCAAGTGATTGTTGACACTAGCTGGCATCGCAACCAAAGTGCGCTCTTCCACCGATAGTAAGAGCTCTTGATAAACTTCAACATGCCAAACTATATTATCGATACGGCTTTCACTATCTTCACTATCAACAATTGCTTCTATGGTTTCACGATATTGTTCAATCAGAGGGTGAATTTCAGCAAATTCTTGTTCTAAACCTAACTGTTCGTTCAATTTGCCTGTAATCGAAATAATAGCGTCTGATTTACCGTTACTATTATCTGAACGCAATTGGTGGGAATTGGCATTAAGCTGCGCTAGTGAGTCTAGCTGGCGCGCCATATTTTCAGCACGTTTTAGTTGACTAACTTGCTGATTAATATTGATTACTTGATG
This Thalassotalea euphylliae DNA region includes the following protein-coding sequences:
- a CDS encoding response regulator; protein product: MKLWNRLTIKHKIWGLVVIPAFAIVLLAGHQVININQQVSQLKRAENMARQLDSLAQLNANSHQLRSDNSNGKSDAIISITGKLNEQLGLEQEFAEIHPLIEQYRETIEAIVDSEDSESRIDNIVWHVEVYQELLLSVEERTLVAMPASVNNHLKALVQLNWLLFWSAEEAWQIQQLSALTKASSFTKDELKVQIRALIQQQELFMGRFVVINAEPDQINLMLTTFSNPAFVESQQFRELVLSEPAVLISTEQMMAGQQALATRLALFQEVAGAISGQLLQEVERHVTAFEQQRLFVVIAITLLVFAVLIAGLRLGQRIIHNLTLVLDYLANEGKADTKLSEQIDGRDELASFAKEVERLNAERNESQQRLLIAKNEAVVAREEAEIASRAKSSFLANMSHEIRTPLNGVIGMSEVLATTQLSAVQKDYLDTIETSSHLLLALINDILDFSKIESGKLCLSLHSTALRETIYDLAAIVAPKIKEKPLTLKLALDDRIPARVNADDHRIRQVLMNLLSNAVKFTHKGDITVSMNYQGEKDGCPLITFSVADSGIGIDEQQQRHIFEPFAQEDASITRQFQGTGLGLAISRQLVELMGGELGLVSSKGQGSRFYFTLALASIEQHYQYHNKQAFADIAVVCREATITEQLSDSLAYMGIALRYQVESLDKLLATANSTQLIVVYVVSEGADTNSIRDDMTLLANANAAICLVRQLTKAEIDYGKQVTAMLTYPLLGNRLVKALEVCQQYINSGGVKAPSEKKTLSSGSVLLVEDNPVNQKVLSLQLASAGFQFDIADDGEQAITLFTKGKNYDVVLMDCMMPVKDGFSTTREIRLYEQNNELPATPIIALTASVLEEDIERCYDAGMNDFVPKPFKRDILFERINHAMSQAQRKSKEQPALASKVANIVNRGVNVLLVEDNPINQKVASLLLEKAGYDYQVAANGEEALELYRKSPDFDVILMDLMMPVKDGFAASVEVRQFEQQQGLTATPIIALTASVVDDDIQRCFDSGMNGYVPKPVKGEKLYSEIENLMSSV